Genomic DNA from Chelonia mydas isolate rCheMyd1 chromosome 6, rCheMyd1.pri.v2, whole genome shotgun sequence:
GCGGCTGGCTAACAACCTGCTTCACAACACAAGAGCGCTGCTAGGCTGCCAGCAACAGAGCCCCGGGCTCCTGTCCGCCTCCGGCTGCACGGTCCCCGGCGCCGCCAGCCACATCTGGGGCGGCTGGGCAGCCTCGCACGTGCGGCCGCGGCCCGGGGGCCGGACGCTGAGCCGCCAGCAAGGCAGGCTGGTAAGTAGCCAGTAGCGGTGCCTTCCCTGACCCCCTTCCCGGGCTGGGCTGCACCACCCCCCCCGTCTGCCTGGGGgcaccctcctgccctccccccacagccccttgtGGGGGCTGGCTCTGTCCTCTCTAGTGCAtttgaccccctcccccaacacccccccccccgagtctgcCCACAAAGGGAAAGTCCCGGCAGTAGTCCCataaagttggggggggggggttgcggggAGCCGCAATGAGCCACCCAGCGAAACGAGCCCGCTGGCAACTCGGAGCCTGCCCTCCCCGGGAAAGTTTGCGAGCGGCGCGGGCGCTGGGAACTTCTCCCAGCAGAGGTCAAACGGGCTCCCTCGTCCCTCTGCGCGGCTGCCGCAGCAGCGGTGGGATTGTTATTAAGCAACTTTCCCAGTATtattctttgggggaggggagaggcagagccGGGGGAGGACTCGGTTTAAGTTTATGGGATTTAATAGATGGCTATAAATGGGGTTGCTGGAACTTTAAAAGGCAGCAAGCTGTGGTTGGCTGGTAGCTAGATTTGGAGTAACATATGGCATTAAAAGGAGCACAGCTGGAGGTAGCATTTCCATCGCAGTGAAGTCAGAGCAGCTGACTCTCCAGCTTGCAGTGTAATTAGCAAACCGAGCACTCCCTCCCTCACTCGCATACTCTCCTCTCTCGCACACGCACTCACCCGCCTGCTAGTCTTCCTCTGCTGCCGAGCCGCACCATCGCCGCCTTCGCCCGGGGTGCCCTCTCCCACCGCAAACTTGGGCGCCTCCAGGAGGGGCGTGTTTTCCCATGCACCCCTCAATCCCTGCGTGGCAGCCGGGTAAGGTGAGCCCCCTGCTTGGATCTCCCTGCTTGGAGCTGTTGCCGCAGGTAGTTGGACTTGTAGCCTCACCGCATCTCTCTCGAATGGTTGGTTTGGCTTTTAATAACTTTCAGGGCAGTAAACTTTGTGTGTGCGGGCGCGATTCGTAGGACCTTTCTCCGCCCACCCCCCAAATACCTGAAGCGTTCAAGTTCCTTTACTAGCCCAAGCAATGAATGAGTGATCTATTATTTAATGTAGAATGATTGCGCATAAAGTTAAGTGTGGGGTTGGATTGATTTGGTTGTTTCATTAAAAGAACAAAACTGATGTCCGGAGTTAGACATTTCCAGGAATGCATAAACTGCTGGGttcttgccccccgccccccgtcccgcccccagtttgttagtgaaagagacaaaggTTGGAGGTGCTGCTTCTTTAGAAGCTTTTGTTTACTTGCAATCAAGTTTTTCCTGTTCGGAGCAGGTGGTGAAGGATGAGAAGCATGCtggctttctttgttttaaataaaactattctAGACAACGAACAGTAAACGTTATCTCCAAGGCTGTTTCTTTGGCTTGTATTACCCAAAAGCCAGTCTGTTTGTTACAGCTGCTAGGAGGCTTTAGTTTATAGAAGCATTCAAGTTTTTCCTGTTTTGAACAGGTTATGAAGGAAGAATGGAGTTTCCAGACCATAGCCGCCAGTTGCTGCAGTGTCTGAGTCAGCAGCGTCACCagggcttcctgtgtgactgtacTGTTTTAGTTGGAGAAGCTCAGTTCAGAGCCCACAGAGCTGTTCTTGCTTCTTGCAGCATGTACTTCCATCTTTTCTACAGGGACCAGTTAGACAAAAGGGATATTGTGCATCTGAACAGTGATATTGTCACAGCCCCAGCCTTCAGTCTGCTGCTTGAATTCATGTATGAAGGAAAGCTGGAGTTTAACAGTCTTCCAGTTGAAGATGTGCTCGCTGCAGCGAGCTACCTTCACATGTATGACATTGTGAAAGTCTGCAAGGGCAAGTTGAAAGATAAAGaattgtgtttggaagaaaagATGAATGATGATGTGGCTAATTTGGAAAAAGATGAGCATTTTTTAGACACGGGAGTGCCCCTGGTACACGAGTTCGACCCGGGacacaaacaaaaattcagtgtCACAGAATATGATAGAGCAACGAATAAAGATAGGGTCAGTGGTCACCCTGGCTGGTCCTCTGATCTTATATGTGTCAGCTCTGTGTCTGCAGAGGCAGAATCGTGTACCATAGCAGCTGGAAAAACAAAAGCTAATGTCAATAGTTCTGCAGGATCTTTGTCCCAAAGGTCTGTTAACCATACCCCGGCTTCAAGTGATGTGGACTGTGCTCTGGATTTGTCTTTCAAGCCTGTGTCTGGGAGAGATTCCTTACACCCCTCCTACGTCTTTGGACAGCTGGCTTCCGACAGCCAGCAGCAGGGTACTGAGCCACTTGTTAAAGATGAACAAGACTTGCTGTCAGATCAGGAGGACAGTGAAGCAAGGAGTCCAGAGAGTCAGCATTTTGGGAATTCAGCCAAAAGCCTAGTGACAGGGTTAGGACACATGTTCACAGGAAACGGCAGTTCTCACGCAAGAGAAGATGATATAGATCAAGATAGAGATGAGAGTGAAGATGACATGGATTCATCAGATATCTCCTCCTCTGGTGTACTTGTGCCTCCTGGGCATATCTGCATTTGCCCCCTTTGTAGCAAAGTTTTTCCAAGCCCACACATCCTGCAGCTACACCTGAGCTCTCACTTCAGAGATAAAGATGGCTCAAGGACCAGGTTGTCTCCTGATGGTTCGGTGCCCACCTGTACGCTTTGTGGGAAGACTTTTTCTTGCATGTACACCTTAAAGAGACATGAAAGGACTCACTCGGGCGAAAAGCCTTATACCTGTGCCCAGTGTGGAAAGAGCTTCCAGTATTCCCACAATCTCAGCCGTCACGCAGTAGTGCATACCAGAGAGAAACCCCATGGTTGCAAATGGTGTGAAAGACGATTTACACAATCCGGTGACTTATACAGACACATCCGTAAATTTCATTGTGGCCTCCTAAAGTCCTTGGTGGTTTGagacaagctttttttttttttttttttttaatggatgttACTaatgtgtgggggtttttttttaaggcagcatgtgattttctttttttactgaTCTTCACATCAGTTAACAATGTTGAAAGATGCTAAGTGTACACTTCAGTGGCCTTTTTGCCACGGccgctttttttcccccctgtccctcccctttcccccccgttGTCTGTTGTGCACCCATGTTACATTATTTCCAAGTTAGTAGAGTGAAAATGATTTAAGATTCAATGATTTGGCTTCGATTTTTTTCATGCTGGAAGTACTTGCTTTGTGTtcgccccccccccagtttaaaaaaagattgataACAGAATCTGAGAAATACTCCAAGATTTACTTAAGTCCCCTAAATGCTATCTGTGTATTTCATGACAACCTAAGAGTTGAACTATAGCTTCTTCTTTTGATGTGGATGAGGGAATCTGCTCACTTAACTCCATGTGTCTCAAGATGAGACCTACAGCCTTTTCAAGAAGTAGGCTTAAATTggcccagttttttaaagagGTTTGAGAATTCCTTGACTTGTACTTACATATCTGGTACAGTTTGGCTTTTGATTCTTACTACTGTATCAGAGTAGTTTTGCAATCAATCCTAAAATCGGAATGAAAAGTCTTGCATACAGACTTGGCATACTCAGAAGGAAAGTTTTAAatttctttctccccttccctcctccaaggACTATTATTTGTTGAATAGCACTGAGCtgcttttgaattttaaaaactgggtAGAAACATGTTTCTATCTGCGCTATATTCACTCCTTAGCTGTTGAAGGATAAGCACTAGAGTAAACATGTAAACTCATGGGATATATGAACACATCTCCATCCCTGTCTGGACAAACAAACACAGGGACCAATCCTGCTACTGCCGGGGAAACGTTACTTCAGTGAGTAAACTCATAGAGGGTGCAAGATTGGGTCTGTAATACGTGCCATAACCTTGCTCAGACATTTGGGAATGGATAAAAATATACAACAACTGCAGGGTCTGGTGAAGGAAATGCAGTGGCTGAGTAGCTAGTTAGGAACTGATGACCAGTATTCTTAAGAGGAAATTGGTCAGTGTAGTAATATGTGACAGtcaatctttttgttttaaaacagggATTTCTGACTTGTTCAGGATACCTGTAGCATCTTCTGGTACATTTtagtaaaattacatttttttgaaATGACCGGTATTAAAGATCAGTAGCTtggagatatatatatttttatggcTTGTATATTGTTAAAGTTGGCAACTGCCCTGGGCCAAGTTCTGTGGAATTCATCTGATTTCTTGGGTAGCACAAATGCAAGCCAGCGGAGGGACTTGGCCCTGCTAGTTTTGCACCAGCCAAACGAAATACTAACTTTCCCATTGTTTCCTAAAATTTAGACCATCTGTAATTATAACAGGTTACTGAATTCCAAATACAGTAGTTCAGTTATCTGCCTAAGAGAACACCCTTTGGTCTGTGCATGTCAGTGAATACCAGATTATGCCTCTCCAGTTAAAGCATCCGTTCaaggcacacacacatacagaactGAATTCTTATGACATCTgtgcttttgaatttcattttttctgaactgaatctttttttttctttttaattaagagAAAAAGTTTATTTTGTCAAGTTTACTGACACTCCTGGAATGGTTTCTTGAAGttcaatcatttatttttaaaagaatttgaagCACTGAAGTGGATTCTTCTAAATAGTGTACTTCAGAATATCGGATTTCATCCCAAAAGAAGGAATTGTCCAGCATTTCCCTTTACATGTATTAAGTAAGCACTACTACCTATGTGGTTTCAACAGTGTAATTGTGATATTGATCTATTGtgaaagtactttaaaaaaaaaaaaaacaaaaaaaacccaggactTCACTTGTTGTGACCTCCTTATTCATCTCTTAAACTATGAATGTACATGTAATGTGAAATTTTACTTCTACTCTTAGTTTGTTCAGACTAATTTCTTTGcattactgtaaaatatttttgctgaatcTGTTACATAGGAACATGTGGGAGAGCACTGTATGTGTAAACAGACGTGGCTTTGGTACTGTGGTCTTATTCTActtaatcacttttttttttgttgttgctgtgatTGGAAATAGCACTGAACAAAAATCTACGAAAACtaagttattttttttctcctgatgatacTTGATATAGTatttattagaattttttgaagtGGAATTATTACTGTTAAACTATTTCAAAATAAGTTAATCTATGCTTCCCCTTAAATCTTACACAAACTTCTGTACATGCTGTAAAGTGAACAACTGATACAGTAGTGGTATTATCTAAACTagcaatatttgtttaaattttgcattttttgcaaTACTGCTGTTGCATTTCACTCttcacttccatttttttttttaaaagctcaaatATCCTAAATTGTGCCATAAGACATTAGTAGGGGGGCGAGGGAAAGTCAAAACAAGTTTGCATCTGACTTTAGTCTAGAAATAACTCACTAAACTAATGCTATGAGCATGCTCTGTACTGCATTGAATATGGGGTAAAAGTAAAAGATATAACAAGCTGTGTGTTTTCTTTTAGTGCGTTATTAATGCACTGTTCTTTTCTCATAGCTTAGTATTTTTCTCCCCAACCGTAATAGCTTGAATTTCTAAAGTAAAGATGTttgcacttatttttattttaaagtgacttTTGTTTTGGTGCGCTCTGTcttggctttgtttttgtttttgtttttaaagttgcaATAGCTTTGAGCATGTCTTCAAAAATGACTCATTACAGAGAAATACTAAAAACATTGCACACTTatgttttcataaaatatttcacTGTGGGGGAGTCACCTCTGTAAAGACTAATACTGCTCTAAATTTTAAACACTGGATTTGTCTTCGACTACAAACAAAAACTGTGaagttaatgtaaaaaaaaatcatcaatatttttaattgtttttaatcctGTTGCAGTTCAgattaaatatgtatatttaaagaCACTAATTTTTGTGGGAGAGTTTTATAGTATACAGTATGTAGAAAAGCTATTGGAatggaatatattttataaaaatgttcGATCACTGTTTTATAgtgaactgttttttttcttcagtgttaGTACTATACTGTTTAGTCTAGAGACGACAATCGCGTAAAGAGTGACTTAAGGGAAAACTATGGTTAGCGCTTAGTATTTTTGTGTGGAGTTTTGTTTGCAACTGTATCGGTATGTGCTGTAAAATGTGACAATCGTGATTAGGATTGTTGTCTTTATAaatttacacaaaataaaatgtgcTAGAGTTGTACATCGAGCCCTTTCGCTCTTTAAcggaacttttaaaaatctataccTGATGGTGGCTTCACTGTCTCTTTGAATGACAAACTAAAAATCCAAGTGGCCCTGAAAAAGTAGACAGTTGAGGGAATTGCTTTATTCTTGTCTGACAGGGACATAGACCCAATGTTTAATCCATTACCCCGTCACTGAGGAAAACTAAATATTCACACCCTGTTCTTCTGTTTTGATGTCCTAGTCATACTGAACCGAATTCAGAGCCTATTGACTCAGTGTAAGCCTTTCCACTGCCTCTTTTTGAGCAACTCTGCAGTATATGCTGCTCTGTCTAGAGCTGTGTTTGCTTCTATTGGGGACATGGGTACCAGGTCACAGGTTCCTATCCTGTAAATGCTTAAGGATTTAAGTAACTCTACTCATATGGTCCAATTGACTTGACTGAGACTTCTCCCGCATAACTTTATTCAGGTGGgagtaatctcactgaagtcaattggactgcTTACGTGAGTAGTTACTTATATGTGTAAGTATtgacaggattggggccttaaggTCTGAGcctattcccactgaagtaaatgtaaAGGCtcccttcagtgggagttggaattgggttttcttttttaaagggccCAAGttggacatgctggctgcttctgaagAGACAAAATAAGCTGTGTGTTGCTATATTCTGAAGGCCCCAACCAGGGACAGAAAGTTTGAAAGAACCAGTATTGCAGAGCTGCAAGGAAGGAAATCCTATTTCACGGAGCATGTTTTGCCCTTTCTTTTGCTGTAATATCTTTATTGCAAAGTCTCTCATATTGTATTCAAGCACATTTCCTGCCTTGCAGCACTTCAGTACCTCCTGTCTCGCTCTGTAGGGAGGATAGAATGCTGTTGGAGACAACTATCATTCCTACGGCACCCGGCTGTGATGTGATGAAGTGTTGGCAAGTTTTGTATAATTTTATTGGATGTGTAGCCACCGCTAGAGGTAAGTGAGTGTCTGTTGGTGGGATTCTTACAGCTGTCTGTCTGGCACCATTATCCATTGTTTTCTTCTGTCCCTGGCCTTCTGAATACACTTGCAGATAGACTGTTTTCAAGATGCAAACTGAACATATCCTATTTTATTGCTCTGCTGTACAAAAATACCTTCTTTGAGGGACGGTAGACGTAGgaaaagtgtttttattaaacTTAAAGATGACCCTATAAGTGGATGATCTGCAAATATGCATCAAACAAATATTTCCAAACTGAAGAAAGCAGCACacaagtgtttgtttgttttttaacacttTGGCTTGGGCATACTTTGCGTACACTTTGGCTTGGCCCATTTTATTTATGCTGATTAAAAATGTTAAGGTATCCTAACACTCCAGATCTTGGTGCCTATTGCTTGATAACTTATTAAATTTTAAGGTGTATCTGTGCTGCCTGAAATACGCAGCAAATGTCACGCTTTTCCACTATCCAAAGACTCAACAGATTATAAACAAAACAGAAGGGAGGAGACGGACATGTATCAGAGTGGCTGCTGGGTTTTGATATCTTTTGAAAGATGGATTTGCTGTTTAGCTATTGATTCAGTCCTGGTTGGTGCTACGTTTCTTTGAGGTGCCAACTGCCTTCCAGTCGCTAGCTCGAAGGAGGTCTTTAAACCTTACAGAGTTGGCCCATATATTACTTCAAACAAAACTACACGGAAAAGCAAAACACCTTGGTACCAGACACACAACATTGTATGTCCAGCTGTGCAGTTCACACCACCACATGTCACAATGCAGGCCAGAGACCACTGCAACCACAAAGAAATGGCTTTGTGCTCTCTCTGCTGATGTGGGCTGATATAGCAGCCCAAATATAGTTACCAGCATTTTGCTATCATCAGTTGTTTGGAAGCAAAGTGCTATCGGGGGTTTTAATCATGTGGGTTCTCCATTAGCTTTTTGGATTCTAGACTGTGACAGGTAGCATCTATGGTTGGCCATGCTTTTAGTCAAAACcatactttaatttttttttttttttaatacaaactaAGCATCCAGGCCTTGTGATGTGATGAAGTACTGTCCTTTTGACATTAGAAGCATACATGAGCAACCTCTTGTTGCTGGCCTAAACTACCAAAATCTGACTGATTCAATCATTCTCAACATTAGCCTTGATAGGTCGAAAGTCGGTAAATACTGATCTGAGGCAGGAGTTGTCTGCTGGATAACTGAACATTTCTACTGACTGTGTAGGAATGGCTGTCTCAGTAATGCCATTCTGCTTACCGGTCATCACAAGATATTGCTGTCTTGGACTGCAGTTGCCATTCTTCCAAATAGTCTTGTGGGTATTTTTTCTTCTGCTCTAAGTATTCCTGAACATAATATGAATCAGCAGCTGTTATCTAAGGGAAGCTGTGGCAGGTGTGACCCAGAGGAAGTAGTGTTTGTAGGACAAAGCTGGTATCAAGTAAAATGGAGTCAACGGTGCAGTTGGCCTATGAAAACGTTTTGTGCTCAAAGTATAAGGGTTGTTAACAGCACCATTGCTAGTCAGCCTCAAGAACAATTTGTCTCGAATCGCTTCTTGTTTGTtctggggagagcctggctgcAAGTGCAGCCGATTAAGCAAGTTGGTGCAGAGCTGCATCTTTCATAATGATGGAGAGACTCTGGTTTCTTACTCCTTTTTATTAATGTAGAAtgggggtggtgaaacattgcAGAAGAATGCAAAGCACTATATGTATTAGTAACCTACGTGTCCGAGGTTGTGACGTTCTGATTGGCTTCTGACTAGCGCCTTTCatccaaatgaaaaatatttgctaACCCTGCTTAATAGGAAGGGAGAACAAACAATTTGCTTATTGTTACCTTTTCctgtttgttgttctctttttaGTACAGCTGCACACTTCTGTGCACAGCTGGCTCTTGTGCCCTTTCAGAGTGATTtgtcacagaaaataaaaatacttgcCAACCTGGCTttaaccaaaaaaatccattaataGCCTTTGGCCTTTATATGCATCAAAGTGACAGTCCTACGCTGCCCCAGTAAGAGAAGCCTGGCACAAACGCGGAGCAaagtctgtgctgctgcaggctgCCAGCCAAAACGTTTTGTGCAGGCCAGCAGTGACGACAGTTTCCATAGGCAGAGGGTCTGCTCTGACAAACCAGCATCCAGCCACCCACTTGAATTAACACCCAGGCCTCTTCCTCTTGTCCCTTCCCACCTGCTTGGACAGCTACCTCtttctgattgattttttttgtttttgttttttgttagtctctctTGTGTGCCAagttatatttaaactgtccgAGACAGTGTCCGTGGAACTTGCATTTTTAGCTACTTCCCTGTTAACCCATCCATTTATGTTTAACTGCCTCTGGCTACTGCAGTTTATTTTGTGTTCTTTCTAACTGGCTGAGTGTTCTCTGTGGGGCACAGCCTGTGTTTTGCATATCATCAACCACACTGTTGGCAGCTAACAAAAGTCCTAGGAATTGctggactggatcagacccacagtccaaccagtccagtatcctgtctttgacagtggccaggaTCTGATGCTTCAGAGTGTGGTGCAAGAACCTTACAGCAGGCAGATGTGGAATTATCTGCCCTTCACACTAGGGCTCATAGTGAGCTTCAGTAGCTAGAGATTGGCTTACAACCTGAAGCTCAAGGTCACTTCCGTAACTGTTAATAATTATGGTAACTGGATAGTCTTGATGTCATGTAAATATCCACTCCCTTTATGGACCTTACTGATGTCTTGGCCTCAATCACTTCCTATGCccatgagttccacaagttaattacACATCATGTGAAAAATTATTCCTCTTAAAAGCTCTTATACACAGTCTCCCCTGTCTGGTTCTTTGGTAAAATGTCTGTGACCAAGTGCTTTTGCCTTTCACAGCGTGCTCTAAAATGCTCAACTTGCTGTGTGGAGACACAAACTTGGCCCTTTCTTGGTTT
This window encodes:
- the ZBTB42 gene encoding zinc finger and BTB domain-containing protein 42, which gives rise to MEFPDHSRQLLQCLSQQRHQGFLCDCTVLVGEAQFRAHRAVLASCSMYFHLFYRDQLDKRDIVHLNSDIVTAPAFSLLLEFMYEGKLEFNSLPVEDVLAAASYLHMYDIVKVCKGKLKDKELCLEEKMNDDVANLEKDEHFLDTGVPLVHEFDPGHKQKFSVTEYDRATNKDRVSGHPGWSSDLICVSSVSAEAESCTIAAGKTKANVNSSAGSLSQRSVNHTPASSDVDCALDLSFKPVSGRDSLHPSYVFGQLASDSQQQGTEPLVKDEQDLLSDQEDSEARSPESQHFGNSAKSLVTGLGHMFTGNGSSHAREDDIDQDRDESEDDMDSSDISSSGVLVPPGHICICPLCSKVFPSPHILQLHLSSHFRDKDGSRTRLSPDGSVPTCTLCGKTFSCMYTLKRHERTHSGEKPYTCAQCGKSFQYSHNLSRHAVVHTREKPHGCKWCERRFTQSGDLYRHIRKFHCGLLKSLVV